The proteins below come from a single Micromonospora citrea genomic window:
- a CDS encoding MerR family transcriptional regulator encodes MRSIGELARASGLTVSALRFYDSAGVLTPALVDPATGYRWYTGDQVAPARLVAGLRRIGMPVAEIAAALRSEPVEVHRLLDAHLRRLEDGLADARRELSRIRTLVDSEELPMTTRIVLSRADLAAAVDAVRFAVGTDPDLPVLTGVLLDVDGDGVRLVATDRHRMALGRAAGRVDGPAVRVLAPVAFVDEARALLDTGAGITPEARLTVAGGTIAVSVAGRTVDAAALPYDFPDYRRLLPSAPDDAPTHRLTVDAAALRSALTSADAPVVTRRHDGAPLAVTVLGPDGRGGVRLFGADELPGEEDAFRVGVNGGYLLQALDAAGPGQLLLELDGPIAPLAVRRPDDADAFSILMPIRL; translated from the coding sequence CTGCGCAGCATCGGCGAGCTGGCCCGGGCCAGCGGGCTGACCGTGAGCGCCCTGCGGTTCTACGACTCGGCCGGGGTGCTGACGCCGGCCCTGGTCGACCCGGCCACCGGCTACCGCTGGTACACCGGCGACCAGGTGGCGCCCGCCCGGCTGGTGGCGGGGCTGCGCCGGATCGGCATGCCCGTGGCCGAGATCGCCGCCGCGCTGCGGTCGGAGCCGGTGGAGGTGCACCGCCTGCTGGACGCGCACCTGCGCCGGCTGGAGGACGGCCTCGCCGACGCCCGTCGCGAGCTCTCCCGGATCCGTACGCTTGTCGACTCCGAGGAGCTTCCCATGACCACCCGCATCGTGTTGTCCCGCGCCGACCTGGCCGCCGCCGTGGACGCGGTCCGCTTCGCCGTCGGCACCGACCCCGACCTGCCGGTGCTGACCGGCGTGCTGCTCGACGTCGACGGCGACGGCGTACGGCTGGTGGCGACCGACCGGCACCGGATGGCGCTGGGCCGGGCGGCGGGCCGGGTCGACGGACCGGCGGTGCGGGTGCTCGCCCCGGTCGCCTTCGTCGACGAGGCGCGGGCCCTGCTCGACACGGGCGCGGGGATCACCCCCGAGGCGCGGCTGACCGTGGCCGGCGGGACGATCGCGGTCTCCGTCGCCGGCCGGACGGTCGACGCCGCCGCCCTGCCGTACGACTTCCCGGACTATCGCCGGCTGCTGCCGTCGGCGCCCGACGACGCGCCGACGCACCGGCTGACCGTCGACGCCGCCGCCCTGCGCTCGGCCCTCACCAGCGCGGACGCCCCCGTCGTCACCCGTCGGCACGACGGCGCGCCGCTGGCGGTGACGGTGCTCGGGCCGGACGGAAGGGGCGGGGTGCGGCTGTTCGGGGCGGACGAGCTGCCTGGCGAGGAGGACGCGTTCCGGGTCGGCGTCAACGGCGGGTACCTGCTCCAGGCCCTCGACGCCGCCGGCCCGGGCCAGTTGCTGCTGGAGTTGGACGGCCCCATCGCGCCGCTGGCCGTGCGCCGCCCCGACGACGCCGACGCCTTCTCGATCCTGATGCCGATCCGGCTCTGA
- a CDS encoding saccharopine dehydrogenase family protein, whose protein sequence is MREQRAYDIVLFGATGFTGGLTAEYLARTAPPGLRWALAGRNPDRLAAVRDRLAAVDPALAGLPLLTADVTDPASLRAVAQSARVVATTVGPYVHHGEPLVAACARAGTDYLDITGEPEFVDLMYVRHHAEAVRTGARLVHACGFDSVPHDLGVWFTLRHLPADGPVTVDGFVRAGGRFSAGTYHSALLALSRRAETSRAARERRRVEPRPTGRRVRAVPGRLARSKELGMWAVPLPTIDPQVVRRSAAARPEYGPDFRYRHFAAVKRLPTVLAAGAGLGGLVGLVRVPPARRWLFGRLTAGQGPTPQQRAKSWFRVRFVGTGGGRRVLTEVAGGDPGYDETAKMLAESALCLATDELPATSGQVTPVTAMGDALLDRLVRAGMTFRVLDGPR, encoded by the coding sequence ATGCGTGAGCAGCGGGCGTACGACATCGTCCTGTTCGGGGCCACCGGGTTCACCGGTGGGCTGACCGCCGAATACCTGGCCCGCACCGCCCCGCCCGGGCTGCGCTGGGCCCTCGCCGGGCGCAACCCCGACAGGCTGGCCGCCGTCCGGGACCGGCTGGCCGCGGTCGACCCGGCGCTGGCCGGGCTGCCCCTGCTCACCGCCGACGTCACCGACCCCGCTTCGCTGCGGGCGGTCGCGCAGAGCGCGCGGGTGGTGGCCACCACCGTCGGCCCGTACGTCCACCACGGCGAGCCGCTGGTCGCCGCGTGCGCCCGCGCCGGCACCGACTACCTGGACATCACCGGCGAACCGGAGTTCGTCGACCTGATGTACGTGCGCCACCACGCCGAGGCGGTGCGCACCGGGGCGCGGCTGGTGCACGCCTGCGGCTTCGACTCGGTCCCGCACGACCTGGGCGTCTGGTTCACGCTCAGGCACCTGCCGGCCGACGGGCCGGTCACGGTCGACGGCTTCGTGCGGGCGGGCGGGCGGTTCTCCGCCGGCACGTACCATTCGGCGCTGCTCGCCCTCTCCCGCCGGGCCGAGACGTCCCGGGCGGCGCGCGAGCGGCGGCGGGTCGAGCCGCGGCCGACCGGACGGCGGGTCCGCGCGGTGCCCGGTCGCCTCGCCCGGTCGAAGGAGCTGGGCATGTGGGCCGTGCCGTTGCCGACCATCGACCCGCAGGTGGTCCGCCGCTCGGCCGCCGCCCGCCCCGAGTACGGCCCCGACTTCCGCTACCGGCATTTCGCCGCCGTCAAGCGGCTGCCGACCGTGCTGGCCGCCGGGGCCGGGCTGGGCGGCCTGGTCGGCCTGGTGCGGGTGCCGCCGGCCCGGCGCTGGCTGTTCGGCCGGCTCACCGCCGGGCAGGGGCCGACGCCGCAACAGCGGGCGAAGTCGTGGTTCCGGGTCCGGTTCGTCGGCACCGGCGGCGGCCGGCGGGTGCTCACCGAGGTGGCCGGCGGCGACCCCGGCTACGACGAGACGGCGAAGATGCTCGCCGAGTCGGCGCTCTGCCTGGCCACCGACGAGCTGCCGGCCACCTCGGGCCAGGTGACCCCGGTGACCGCGATGGGCGACGCGCTGCTGGACCGGCTGGTCCGGGCGGGCATGACCTTCCGGGTGCTGGACGGCCCGCGCTGA
- a CDS encoding zinc-dependent alcohol dehydrogenase: MRALCWAGAGELAVREVPDPELRNGHDVIVRVRQSATCGGDLPLLAGRVPFLAVGDVLGHEFLGEVVEVGPEVRRHRVGDRVVVCSSVSCGSCWYCRRELPSCCDNGSADPALAEAVWGHPTGGAFGQPRAMGGFAGSHAEYVRVPYADVGAFTVPEPVSDDRALFASDAAPAGWMGADLGGVRPGDVVAVWGAGAVGQLTARAARLLGAERVIVVDAEDDRLRMAQRYAGAETIDHRLADVPTELRERTGGRGPDVCVEAVGAAWDGSGPRSLADRLTGGAERPAAVREAVHACRKGGSVFLLGEFTGVVDAFPLGTVTNKGLTVRGARQHGQRYIPMLLERMARDELRTEHLATHRLPLDRGAEGYALFRDRADGCVRVVLTPDAPG, translated from the coding sequence ATGAGGGCGCTGTGCTGGGCGGGCGCCGGCGAGCTGGCGGTACGCGAGGTGCCCGACCCGGAGCTGCGCAACGGCCACGACGTGATCGTCCGGGTCCGGCAGAGCGCCACCTGCGGCGGCGACCTGCCGCTGCTCGCCGGGCGGGTGCCGTTCCTGGCCGTCGGCGACGTGCTCGGGCACGAGTTCCTCGGCGAGGTGGTCGAGGTCGGCCCGGAGGTGCGCCGGCACCGGGTCGGCGACCGGGTGGTGGTCTGCTCCTCGGTCTCCTGCGGTTCCTGCTGGTACTGCCGGCGGGAGCTGCCCTCCTGCTGCGACAACGGCAGCGCTGACCCGGCGCTCGCCGAGGCGGTCTGGGGCCACCCGACGGGCGGGGCGTTCGGCCAGCCCCGGGCGATGGGCGGCTTCGCCGGCAGCCACGCCGAGTACGTCCGCGTGCCGTACGCGGACGTGGGCGCGTTCACCGTGCCGGAGCCGGTCAGCGACGACCGGGCCCTGTTCGCCTCGGACGCCGCACCGGCCGGTTGGATGGGCGCGGACCTCGGCGGGGTGCGCCCCGGCGACGTGGTGGCGGTCTGGGGCGCGGGCGCGGTCGGTCAGCTCACCGCACGGGCGGCCCGGCTGCTCGGCGCGGAGCGGGTCATCGTCGTCGACGCCGAGGACGACCGGCTGCGGATGGCGCAGCGGTACGCGGGGGCGGAGACGATCGACCACCGACTCGCCGACGTCCCCACCGAGCTGCGCGAGCGCACCGGCGGGCGGGGGCCGGACGTCTGCGTGGAGGCGGTCGGGGCGGCCTGGGACGGGTCCGGCCCTCGGTCGCTGGCGGACCGGCTCACCGGCGGCGCGGAACGGCCGGCCGCCGTCCGCGAGGCGGTGCACGCCTGCCGCAAGGGCGGCTCGGTCTTCCTGCTCGGGGAGTTCACCGGGGTCGTGGACGCGTTCCCGCTCGGTACGGTGACCAACAAGGGGCTCACCGTGCGGGGCGCGCGGCAGCACGGGCAGCGCTACATCCCGATGCTGCTGGAGCGGATGGCCCGCGACGAGCTGCGCACCGAGCACCTGGCCACCCACCGGCTGCCGCTGGACCGGGGCGCCGAGGGGTACGCGCTGTTCCGGGACCGCGCCGACGGCTGCGTCCGCGTCGTCCTCACCCCCGACGCCCCGGGGTGA